A section of the Roseomonas marmotae genome encodes:
- the rpmB gene encoding 50S ribosomal protein L28, translating into MARRCAITGKGVQAGNNVSHANNKTRRRFLPNLQESSFFSDVLGTSIQIRLSTNGIRTVEHNGGLDAFLIGTPNRNLPAEAQTLKRRILRAQAKKAAATAAA; encoded by the coding sequence ATGGCTCGCCGTTGCGCGATCACCGGTAAGGGCGTCCAGGCTGGCAACAACGTCAGCCACGCCAATAACAAGACGCGCCGCCGCTTCCTGCCGAACCTGCAGGAGTCGTCTTTCTTCTCCGACGTGCTGGGCACCTCGATCCAGATCCGCCTCTCCACCAACGGCATCCGCACGGTGGAGCACAATGGTGGCCTGGACGCTTTCCTGATCGGCACGCCGAACCGCAACCTGCCGGCCGAGGCCCAGACCCTGAAGCGCCGCATCCTGCGCGCCCAGGCCAAGAAGGCCGCCGCGACGGCCGCCGCCTGA
- a CDS encoding sensor histidine kinase has translation MDAILPAVLGCAVLVAGLITRSARLERHRVEARLRQVERDLEARGRYLGLLSQEMQGHGLTLLGYATASRPGEAAPDACLAGRARALMGLAADVSDILARDAGPRVLWEADLPLGPLLEEAIGQITQSLAPGRRHWQVAPELRRLTLAADRRALSATLRQVLTRAVRHTRDGDSVQIRLVRADESVAILVEDDGSGHAGEDLNGLTIGQGTRGLGLGVLVADDLLRAHGGGLSIEAVPGIGTRVWLTLPRERVLEPNSDSP, from the coding sequence ATGGATGCCATTCTCCCCGCGGTGTTGGGCTGCGCCGTTCTCGTCGCTGGCCTGATCACCCGTTCTGCCCGGCTGGAGCGTCACCGGGTCGAGGCGCGGCTCCGGCAAGTGGAGCGGGACCTGGAAGCGCGCGGCCGCTACCTGGGCCTGCTGTCGCAGGAGATGCAGGGCCATGGGCTGACGCTGCTGGGCTATGCCACCGCCTCCCGGCCCGGGGAGGCCGCGCCGGACGCCTGCCTGGCGGGACGGGCGCGGGCGCTGATGGGGCTGGCCGCTGATGTCTCCGACATCCTGGCGCGCGATGCCGGCCCACGCGTGCTGTGGGAGGCCGATCTGCCCCTGGGGCCGCTGCTGGAGGAGGCGATCGGCCAGATCACGCAGTCCCTGGCACCGGGGCGGCGGCATTGGCAGGTGGCCCCGGAACTGCGCCGCCTGACCCTGGCCGCCGATCGGAGGGCTCTCTCGGCCACGCTACGGCAGGTCCTGACGCGCGCGGTGCGGCATACACGGGATGGCGACTCCGTTCAGATCCGGCTGGTGCGGGCGGATGAGAGCGTCGCCATCCTGGTGGAGGATGACGGCAGCGGCCATGCGGGGGAGGATCTGAACGGCCTGACCATCGGCCAGGGTACCCGTGGGCTGGGCCTCGGGGTGCTCGTGGCGGATGACCTGCTACGCGCCCATGGCGGAGGGTTGAGCATCGAGGCCGTGCCCGGCATCGGCACCCGCGTCTGGCTGACCCTGCCGCGTGAGCGGGTGCTGGAGCCCAACTCTGACAGCCCATGA